The Tistrella mobilis genome window below encodes:
- a CDS encoding lysine--tRNA ligase, translated as MTVDRRLAAEAKAWPFKEAQDLAKRLDGKLPAKGYVLFETGYGPSGLPHIGTFGEVARTTMVRRAFEQLTGMPTKLIAFSDDMDGLRKVPDNIPNQELVRGALGKPLTAVPDPFGTHASFGAHNNARLRAFLDAFGFEYEFRSATDCYRSGAFDDALRRVLERYDEIMKVMLPTLGEERQKTYSPILPVSPSTGRVLQVPILSYDAAAATIVFEDEDGTKVEQPVTGGRAKLQWKADWAMRWVALDVDYEMYGKDLIPSAELSGKIARILGGRQPNGFAYELFLDAEGQKISKSKGNGLSIEDWLRYGSPESLSLFMFQQPKRAKRLYFDVIPRAVDDYYAHLRGFHAADEPAKTLENPAWHIHGGNPPAGEPPVGFSMLLNLASACNAEDKSVLWGFITRYAPEATSETQPDLDRLVGYAVNYYQDFVKPQKRYKLPDAAERAAIEALAAKLGELSDDATAEAIQDEVYEVGKAHGFENLRAWFKLLYEVLLGQEQGPRMGSFIQLYGRPETIRLIEDALAGKFATA; from the coding sequence ATGACCGTCGATCGCCGTCTCGCGGCCGAGGCCAAGGCCTGGCCGTTCAAGGAAGCCCAGGATCTGGCAAAGCGGCTGGACGGCAAACTGCCGGCGAAGGGCTATGTGCTGTTCGAGACCGGCTACGGCCCCTCGGGCCTGCCCCATATCGGCACCTTCGGCGAAGTGGCCCGCACCACCATGGTGCGCCGGGCCTTCGAGCAGCTGACCGGCATGCCCACCAAGCTGATCGCCTTCTCCGACGACATGGACGGGCTGCGCAAGGTTCCCGACAACATTCCGAACCAGGAACTGGTACGCGGCGCGCTGGGCAAGCCGCTGACGGCGGTGCCGGATCCGTTCGGCACCCATGCGAGCTTCGGCGCCCACAACAATGCCCGGCTGCGCGCCTTCCTCGATGCCTTCGGCTTCGAGTACGAATTCCGCTCGGCGACCGACTGCTACCGCTCGGGCGCCTTCGACGACGCGCTTCGCCGGGTGCTGGAGCGCTATGACGAGATCATGAAGGTCATGCTGCCGACCTTGGGCGAGGAGCGGCAGAAGACCTACAGCCCGATCCTGCCGGTCAGCCCCTCGACCGGCCGGGTGCTGCAGGTGCCGATCCTGTCCTATGACGCCGCCGCCGCCACCATCGTCTTCGAGGACGAGGACGGCACGAAGGTCGAGCAGCCGGTGACCGGTGGCCGGGCTAAGCTGCAGTGGAAGGCCGATTGGGCGATGCGCTGGGTGGCGCTCGATGTCGACTACGAGATGTACGGCAAGGATCTGATCCCCTCGGCCGAGCTGTCTGGCAAGATCGCCCGCATCCTGGGCGGCCGCCAGCCGAACGGCTTCGCCTATGAACTGTTCCTCGATGCCGAGGGCCAGAAGATCTCGAAGTCGAAGGGCAACGGGCTCAGCATCGAAGACTGGCTGCGCTATGGCTCGCCCGAGAGCCTCTCACTGTTCATGTTCCAGCAGCCCAAGCGCGCCAAGCGGCTCTATTTCGACGTCATCCCGCGGGCGGTGGACGACTATTATGCCCATCTCCGCGGCTTCCACGCCGCGGACGAGCCGGCGAAGACGCTGGAGAACCCGGCCTGGCACATCCATGGCGGCAATCCGCCGGCGGGCGAGCCGCCGGTCGGTTTCTCGATGCTGCTCAACCTGGCCAGCGCCTGCAATGCCGAGGACAAGTCGGTGCTGTGGGGCTTCATCACCCGCTACGCCCCCGAAGCGACGTCCGAAACCCAGCCCGATCTGGACCGGCTGGTCGGCTATGCGGTGAACTACTATCAGGATTTCGTGAAGCCGCAGAAGCGCTACAAGCTGCCGGATGCGGCCGAGCGCGCGGCGATCGAGGCCCTGGCGGCGAAGCTCGGCGAGCTGTCGGACGATGCCACGGCCGAGGCCATCCAGGACGAGGTCTACGAGGTCGGCAAGGCCCATGGCTTCGAGAATCTGCGTGCCTGGTTCAAGCTGCTTTATGAAGTGCTGCTCGGCCAGGAACAGGGCCCGCGCATGGGCTCGTTCATCCAGCTCTACGGCCGGCCCGAGACCATCCGCCTGATCGAAGACGCCCTGGCCGGCAAATTCGCCACCGCCTGA
- a CDS encoding DUF1778 domain-containing protein: protein MTRIRRPAMHDASDAFATTVAERGAAPDAKASINLRIDAGTRQLIDEAAQALGKTRTEFMVESARSLAIDVILDQRLFLLDPARYDAFLQVLDNPPAPGPKLRKLVKRTPAWEK from the coding sequence ATGACCAGGATCCGCAGACCCGCCATGCATGATGCTTCGGATGCCTTCGCGACCACAGTTGCGGAGCGTGGCGCTGCGCCGGATGCCAAGGCCAGCATCAATCTCAGGATTGATGCCGGAACCCGGCAGCTCATCGACGAGGCAGCGCAGGCACTGGGCAAGACCCGCACCGAGTTCATGGTCGAAAGTGCCCGCAGTCTCGCCATTGACGTGATCCTCGACCAGCGGCTCTTTCTGCTCGATCCGGCGCGTTACGACGCCTTTCTGCAGGTGCTCGACAATCCCCCCGCGCCCGGACCGAAGCTCCGCAAACTCGTCAAGCGGACACCGGCATGGGAGAAATAG
- a CDS encoding GNAT family N-acetyltransferase, with product MGEIGGEIEGGEALTSPQPISPEHDLSTFGCGSPELDAWLRHRALRNEGRFSRTYVMCRGRKVVGYYCISAGALGRAAVPGKLRRNAPDMIPVSVIGRLAVSLDHAGQGLGADLLLDAFGRIAAASRTLGISAVLVQAKDERAKRFYLNCADFIEYPEESRLLLLPIETVIAAFS from the coding sequence ATGGGAGAAATAGGCGGCGAGATCGAGGGTGGAGAGGCGCTGACCTCTCCCCAGCCCATCAGCCCTGAGCATGATTTATCAACTTTTGGTTGCGGATCGCCTGAGCTGGATGCCTGGCTGCGGCATCGTGCCCTCCGCAACGAAGGCCGTTTCTCAAGAACCTATGTGATGTGCCGCGGCCGGAAGGTGGTTGGCTATTACTGCATTTCAGCGGGGGCTCTCGGGCGTGCTGCCGTTCCCGGCAAGCTGCGTCGGAATGCCCCCGACATGATACCTGTGTCGGTCATCGGCCGTCTGGCGGTCAGCCTGGATCACGCCGGGCAGGGCCTCGGCGCCGATCTGTTGTTGGACGCGTTTGGTCGTATCGCCGCCGCATCTCGCACCCTTGGCATAAGTGCCGTGCTCGTACAGGCGAAGGACGAACGCGCGAAGCGCTTCTACCTGAACTGCGCTGATTTCATCGAGTACCCGGAAGAAAGCCGCCTGCTCCTGCTTCCGATCGAGACGGTCATCGCGGCCTTCAGCTGA
- a CDS encoding sensor histidine kinase — translation MAGRAGWVLAVIFRLLPLVFVATGTAAASPATGPLRWISLPVEATAPGDFVLSFGVADVEALLVRLDHGGQSRLLLVQTPDSGFATRPIAAPMLALPVQLQAGASTLVVGYRLHADTPLQLRLRPAAEYDRWQAARHLLDGVLLGLFVAMIVVALLHFFTLRSPEYLLYVATCAMVLAFLAQIGGYGFMYLWPQAPAWNQVAPILFTGGVQLAHLAFTIRLLDLRRRAPRLRRAMLLIVAAVPAGFAAFFLTGELAPLFALSVLYTPLLLIAGLGAVRDGVAGARFFLAGAAALVLFVNLAFGAGVVGGVPLPGGDVFLYPKLGYLIEAACFAGALADRVRVARAQAETALRLRLIDAEELARAEVDKYQALRIAHDRQLELAASGHDLAQPLQSIRLALTAMRDDEDNRRVRAHVDRALDLTRLMLDELIQGARRTPGVLPLDLAEVFEDLAERHASQAAAKRMRLRLMPTSARIEASQLVLTRILDNLIGNALRYGRSRVVAGVRHRPDAILIEVHDDGPGIDPAQRDRLLAPFVQGGSHAAEVEGFGLGLHIVQRLSAQSGFGLDIRARPGRGSVFTISIPHRGR, via the coding sequence ATGGCCGGCCGGGCGGGATGGGTGCTCGCGGTGATCTTCCGCCTGCTGCCGCTCGTCTTCGTCGCCACCGGCACCGCCGCCGCCTCCCCTGCAACCGGGCCGCTGCGCTGGATTTCCCTGCCCGTCGAGGCGACGGCGCCAGGGGATTTCGTCCTGAGCTTCGGGGTCGCCGATGTCGAGGCGCTGCTGGTCCGGCTCGATCACGGCGGGCAGAGCCGCCTGCTGCTGGTCCAGACCCCCGACAGCGGTTTCGCCACACGGCCGATCGCGGCACCGATGCTGGCCCTGCCCGTGCAGCTTCAGGCCGGGGCGTCGACGCTGGTGGTCGGCTACCGGCTGCATGCCGACACGCCCTTGCAGCTCCGGCTCCGCCCCGCGGCGGAGTACGACCGCTGGCAGGCGGCGCGGCACCTGCTCGACGGCGTGCTGCTCGGCCTGTTCGTGGCGATGATCGTGGTGGCGTTGCTGCATTTTTTCACCCTGCGCAGCCCCGAATATCTGCTCTATGTGGCGACCTGCGCCATGGTGCTGGCCTTTCTGGCGCAGATCGGCGGCTATGGCTTCATGTATCTCTGGCCGCAGGCACCCGCCTGGAACCAGGTGGCGCCGATCCTGTTCACGGGCGGGGTTCAACTCGCCCATCTGGCCTTCACCATCCGTCTGCTCGATCTGCGCCGGCGGGCGCCGCGGCTGCGCCGGGCCATGCTTCTGATCGTGGCCGCGGTGCCCGCAGGCTTTGCGGCCTTCTTCCTGACCGGAGAGCTGGCGCCGCTTTTCGCGCTCTCGGTGCTCTACACGCCCCTGCTGCTGATCGCAGGGCTGGGTGCCGTGCGGGACGGGGTGGCCGGCGCCCGCTTCTTCCTGGCCGGCGCCGCCGCCCTGGTGCTGTTCGTGAACCTCGCCTTCGGGGCCGGGGTGGTCGGGGGCGTCCCGCTTCCCGGCGGCGATGTCTTCCTCTATCCCAAACTCGGCTATCTGATCGAGGCCGCCTGTTTCGCCGGCGCCCTGGCCGACCGGGTGCGCGTTGCGCGTGCACAGGCGGAAACGGCGCTGCGGCTGCGGCTGATCGATGCCGAGGAACTCGCCCGCGCCGAGGTCGACAAGTATCAGGCACTGCGCATCGCCCATGACCGACAGCTGGAACTCGCCGCCTCGGGCCATGATCTCGCCCAACCCCTGCAATCGATCCGCCTGGCCCTCACCGCCATGCGCGACGACGAGGACAACCGCCGGGTCCGGGCCCATGTCGACCGGGCGCTCGATCTCACCCGGCTGATGCTCGACGAGTTGATCCAGGGCGCGCGGCGCACGCCGGGTGTGCTGCCGCTCGACCTGGCCGAGGTCTTCGAGGATCTGGCCGAACGCCACGCTTCCCAGGCCGCGGCGAAGCGGATGCGGCTCCGCCTGATGCCCACCTCCGCCCGGATCGAGGCCTCGCAGCTGGTCCTGACCCGGATCCTCGACAATCTGATCGGCAATGCGCTGCGCTATGGCCGCAGCCGTGTGGTGGCCGGGGTACGGCATCGGCCGGACGCGATCCTGATCGAGGTCCATGACGACGGACCCGGCATCGACCCCGCGCAGCGCGACCGCCTGCTCGCCCCCTTCGTCCAGGGCGGCAGCCATGCAGCCGAGGTCGAGGGCTTCGGCCTGGGCCTGCACATCGTCCAGCGGCTCTCGGCGCAGTCCGGCTTCGGGCTCGATATCCGGGCGCGGCCCGGGCGTGGCAGCGTGTTCACCATCAGCATTCCCCACCGCGGCCGCTGA
- a CDS encoding LuxR C-terminal-related transcriptional regulator, with product MKLLLADDHEIFRDGIRMLIEARTPHRIVCETASGSEIGRLVQAHEPDLAVLDYQMPGAEITSVTAWLKKRFPALKVVILTGTTSGVLHARLVEAGADAVLPKAGDADTLLRALEAVAAGRQVLPEAIREGIAAGADALSLTQREYQVLRLVCQGLGNAEIAARFNLSDRTIAKHRENLFRKLGVGSAAQAINRATELGLI from the coding sequence ATGAAGCTTCTTCTCGCCGATGATCACGAGATCTTCCGCGATGGCATCCGCATGCTGATCGAGGCGCGCACCCCGCATCGTATCGTCTGCGAAACCGCATCGGGCAGCGAGATCGGGCGCCTGGTCCAGGCGCATGAACCGGATCTGGCGGTGCTGGACTACCAGATGCCGGGCGCCGAGATCACCTCGGTCACCGCCTGGCTCAAGAAGCGGTTTCCCGCGCTGAAGGTGGTGATCCTGACCGGCACCACATCGGGTGTGCTGCATGCCCGGCTGGTCGAGGCCGGTGCCGATGCCGTGCTGCCCAAGGCGGGCGATGCCGACACGCTGCTCCGGGCGCTGGAGGCGGTCGCCGCCGGCCGGCAGGTGCTGCCCGAGGCGATCCGCGAGGGGATCGCGGCGGGAGCCGACGCGCTCTCGCTGACCCAGCGCGAATACCAGGTGCTGCGGCTGGTCTGCCAGGGGCTGGGCAATGCCGAGATCGCCGCCCGCTTCAACCTGTCGGACCGCACGATCGCCAAGCATCGCGAGAACCTGTTCCGCAAGCTCGGCGTCGGCAGCGCCGCCCAGGCGATCAACCGCGCCACCGAACTGGGGCTGATCTGA
- a CDS encoding metal ABC transporter permease gives MTAIDALIGPFRFGFMADALVISLLVAVPAALLSCFLVLKGWSLLGDAISHAVLPGVVVSYALGLPYVAGAFAAGMACAAGTGYIREHSRVKPDTVMGVVYSGMFGAGLVLHVWIRPDVHLDHILFGDMLGVARADILLAAAIALVTTGAIVVRWRDLQLHAFDPVQARAVGLPTRFLHYGLLCLISATVVGALAAVGIILVIALLIAPGAIALLVTRSLGRMLLVAVAVAAAASVAGLLAAFYIDAAPAPTIVLLLAAGFVAAFTISGQRAAMAARGRHGADHGIRLS, from the coding sequence ATGACCGCGATCGATGCCCTGATCGGCCCCTTCCGCTTCGGCTTCATGGCCGATGCCCTGGTCATCTCTCTGCTGGTGGCGGTGCCGGCGGCGCTGCTCTCCTGCTTTCTGGTGCTGAAAGGCTGGTCGCTGCTGGGGGATGCCATCTCCCATGCCGTGCTGCCGGGGGTGGTCGTCTCCTACGCGCTGGGTCTGCCCTATGTCGCAGGTGCCTTTGCCGCCGGCATGGCCTGTGCCGCGGGCACCGGCTATATCCGCGAACATTCGCGGGTGAAGCCCGACACCGTGATGGGCGTGGTCTATTCGGGCATGTTCGGCGCGGGGCTGGTGCTCCATGTCTGGATCCGCCCGGATGTGCATCTGGACCATATCCTGTTCGGCGACATGCTGGGCGTCGCGCGTGCCGACATCCTGCTTGCGGCGGCGATCGCGCTGGTGACGACCGGGGCGATCGTCGTCAGGTGGCGCGACCTGCAGCTTCATGCCTTCGACCCGGTGCAGGCACGGGCGGTCGGGTTGCCGACCCGGTTCCTGCATTACGGCCTGCTCTGCCTGATCTCGGCCACCGTGGTCGGCGCCCTGGCCGCCGTCGGCATCATTCTGGTGATCGCCCTGCTGATCGCCCCCGGTGCCATTGCGCTGCTCGTCACCCGCAGCCTTGGGCGGATGCTGCTGGTGGCCGTGGCGGTGGCGGCCGCCGCCTCGGTCGCGGGGCTGCTTGCCGCCTTCTACATCGATGCGGCGCCGGCCCCGACCATCGTGCTGCTGCTGGCGGCCGGCTTCGTGGCGGCCTTCACGATATCCGGTCAACGGGCGGCGATGGCAGCACGCGGCCGGCATGGCGCAGATCACGGCATACGGCTATCGTGA
- a CDS encoding metal ABC transporter permease: MTALLAPFAYDYMVNAIWVSALVGGVCGLLSCYLMLKGWSLIGDALSHAIVPGVAGAYMIGLPFSLGAFLAGGLAAGAMLFIRRRSRLKEDAVIGLIFSAFFGLGLFMVSVSPVPVDVQAIVLGNILAVTPDDTLQLVLISAVTLAVLAVTWKDLMVVFFDEVHARSIGLAVTRLKLVFFTLLAAATVAALQTVGAFLVISLVVAPGATAFLLTDRFPRLLIIAALIGSLTSLIGAYASYFLDGATGGIIVVLQTLVFLAAFLSAPRHGLIAARRRRMSSARGDAA; this comes from the coding sequence ATGACCGCCCTGCTCGCCCCTTTCGCCTATGACTACATGGTCAACGCGATCTGGGTCTCGGCCCTGGTCGGCGGGGTCTGCGGCCTGCTCTCCTGCTATCTGATGCTGAAAGGCTGGTCGCTGATCGGCGATGCGCTCTCCCACGCCATCGTGCCGGGGGTGGCCGGCGCGTACATGATCGGCCTGCCCTTCTCGCTGGGGGCCTTCCTGGCCGGCGGGCTCGCGGCCGGCGCGATGCTGTTCATCCGCCGCCGCAGCCGCCTGAAAGAAGATGCGGTGATCGGGCTGATCTTTTCCGCCTTCTTCGGGCTCGGCCTGTTCATGGTCTCGGTCTCGCCGGTCCCGGTGGATGTGCAGGCGATCGTGCTCGGCAACATCCTGGCGGTGACGCCCGACGACACGCTCCAGCTGGTGCTGATCTCAGCCGTCACGCTTGCCGTGCTGGCCGTGACCTGGAAGGACCTGATGGTGGTGTTCTTCGACGAGGTCCATGCCCGCTCGATCGGGCTTGCGGTCACCCGGCTCAAGCTCGTCTTCTTCACCCTGCTCGCCGCCGCCACCGTGGCGGCACTCCAGACCGTCGGCGCCTTCCTGGTGATCTCGCTGGTGGTGGCGCCGGGCGCGACGGCCTTCCTGCTCACCGACCGCTTCCCAAGGCTGCTGATCATCGCCGCCCTGATCGGGTCCCTCACCAGCCTGATCGGCGCCTATGCCAGCTATTTCCTGGACGGCGCCACCGGCGGGATCATCGTGGTGCTGCAGACCCTGGTCTTTCTGGCCGCCTTCCTGTCCGCCCCCCGCCACGGGCTGATCGCCGCCCGGCGGCGCCGGATGTCGTCTGCCCGAGGGGATGCCGCATGA
- a CDS encoding manganese/iron ABC transporter ATP-binding protein gives MNFPFPRTAARARDRFPVTTAGLEVEGVTVTYRNGLTALHDAGFRIPTGSITALVGVNGAGKSTLFKAIMGLVRPRAGRISILGRPASEALKANLVAYVPQSEEVDWTFPVLVEDVVMMGRYSHMGPMRRAKPRDHAAVAAALERVGMTGLRRRQIGELSGGQKKRVFLARAIAQDARVILLDEPMTGVDVGTEDQIIALLEALRDEGRVMLVSTHNLGSVPEFCDRCVLVRGTVLAAGPTADVFTRRNLEAAFGGALRHVVLEAASADGRSLGVITDDERPLLLRGGRAATRRDGSGDVEVPR, from the coding sequence ATGAACTTCCCCTTCCCGCGCACCGCCGCGCGTGCCCGCGACCGGTTTCCGGTGACCACCGCCGGCCTTGAGGTCGAGGGCGTGACCGTCACCTATCGCAACGGCCTCACCGCGCTCCATGATGCCGGCTTCCGCATCCCCACCGGCAGCATCACCGCGCTGGTCGGCGTCAACGGTGCCGGCAAGTCGACGCTGTTCAAGGCGATCATGGGGCTGGTCCGGCCGCGAGCCGGGCGGATCAGCATCCTCGGCCGGCCGGCTTCAGAGGCACTCAAGGCCAATCTGGTCGCCTATGTGCCGCAGAGCGAGGAGGTCGACTGGACCTTTCCGGTGCTGGTCGAGGACGTGGTGATGATGGGCCGCTATAGCCATATGGGGCCGATGCGCCGGGCGAAACCGCGGGACCATGCCGCCGTCGCGGCCGCACTCGAACGGGTGGGCATGACCGGTCTGCGCCGCCGCCAGATCGGCGAATTGTCGGGCGGGCAGAAGAAGCGGGTCTTCCTGGCCCGCGCCATCGCCCAGGATGCCCGGGTCATCCTGCTCGACGAGCCCATGACCGGGGTGGATGTCGGCACCGAAGACCAGATCATCGCCCTGCTCGAAGCCCTGCGCGACGAGGGCCGGGTGATGCTGGTCTCCACCCATAATCTGGGCAGCGTGCCCGAATTCTGCGACCGCTGCGTGCTGGTCAGGGGAACCGTCCTGGCGGCAGGCCCCACGGCCGACGTCTTCACCCGCCGCAATCTGGAAGCGGCGTTCGGCGGCGCGCTCCGTCATGTGGTGCTGGAAGCGGCCAGTGCCGATGGCCGGTCGCTGGGCGTGATCACCGATGACGAGCGGCCGCTGCTGCTGCGTGGCGGCCGCGCCGCCACCCGCCGCGACGGCTCAGGGGATGTGGAGGTGCCGCGATGA
- a CDS encoding metal ABC transporter substrate-binding protein — protein MGTRPLAAVLVILLMLGTVAQPARAAEKLKVLTTFTVIADIAANVAGEAAEVVSITRPGADIHNYSPTPGDIRRAMGAGLVLRNGLNLELWFEKFLRNLGDVPSVTVSDGIAPIGITEGPYEGKPNPHAWMSPDAAKIYVANIRDALSAADPVHAGTYAANAAAYMARIDAVAAPIRERLAALPADRRWLVTSEGAFSYLARDFGLKEVWLWPINADGQGTPRQVRRVIDTVREHGIPVVFSESTVSPDPARQVARETGARYGGVLYVDSLTDSGGPVPTYLDLLRVTAGRIADELSRP, from the coding sequence ATGGGCACGCGCCCCCTCGCCGCCGTTCTGGTCATCCTTCTGATGCTGGGCACCGTCGCCCAGCCGGCACGTGCCGCGGAAAAGCTGAAGGTTCTGACGACCTTCACGGTGATCGCCGACATCGCCGCCAATGTCGCCGGCGAAGCGGCGGAGGTGGTCTCGATCACCAGACCCGGCGCCGACATCCACAATTACAGCCCGACCCCCGGCGATATCCGCCGGGCGATGGGGGCCGGTCTGGTGCTGCGCAACGGGCTGAACCTCGAACTCTGGTTCGAGAAGTTCCTGCGCAATCTGGGGGATGTGCCGTCGGTGACCGTCTCCGACGGGATCGCCCCGATCGGCATCACCGAGGGGCCCTATGAGGGCAAGCCCAACCCCCATGCCTGGATGTCGCCCGACGCGGCGAAGATCTATGTCGCCAATATCCGCGACGCCTTGTCGGCCGCCGATCCGGTCCATGCCGGAACCTATGCCGCGAATGCGGCGGCCTATATGGCCCGGATCGATGCGGTGGCGGCCCCGATCCGCGAAAGGCTGGCGGCCCTGCCCGCGGACCGGCGCTGGCTTGTGACCAGCGAGGGCGCCTTTTCCTATCTCGCCCGCGACTTCGGCCTCAAAGAGGTCTGGCTCTGGCCGATCAACGCCGATGGTCAGGGGACACCCCGGCAGGTCCGTCGGGTGATCGACACGGTGCGTGAACATGGGATTCCGGTGGTCTTCTCGGAAAGCACCGTCTCACCCGATCCCGCCCGTCAGGTGGCGCGAGAGACCGGCGCGCGCTATGGCGGCGTACTCTATGTCGATTCGCTGACCGACTCCGGCGGACCGGTGCCCACCTATCTGGACCTGCTTCGCGTCACCGCCGGCCGCATCGCCGACGAACTCTCCCGTCCCTGA
- a CDS encoding peptidase M14, which translates to MTLLIDQTFERTLDRLLATYATPDWRGASLDAWLFEDAGQRRAAEARFRAAGVDARLHPAYKPLIGFFVEDARAAGPFARVELGYPVVPDAGENRFRLEAYPLAGMIGDARLDLVPEAVAAGAMPAYRLRLEAADGSLTDLTLPAPNHLAEDHVGQMRLSPTGWLKLAHPDGRRIDQRLETDYEALFHRAMAVIAAWDWGADEPFFETLEIRVDLPGQDTRLPVGEEVISLHEALHEELYFSLLEHFQRHSGRPIGARDLQPGRILPDIRGSDGSVRLRIETRPLDTGEADWPDQPLHEAEAPFGMARLRAELDRIGGEVFVAGSRAGRPVLARHRRGSDHPVMISGGQHANEVSGVAGAIRAAALLAARPTAHFTIAPVENPDGYAMHRQLTQSQPRHMHHAARYTALGDDLEYRKQTGRGQTGPLYEAAIRAEARARTGADLHLNLHGYPSHEWTRPLTGYVPRGFEMWTVPKGFFLILRHHPGWEERARRLLTRVTAELARLPELAALNARQIALYEIHAGRLGFEVIDGFPCMVSEQPAQVPAVTLITEYPDETVYGDAFRLAHEAQARAVLAAYDAWQEIAGA; encoded by the coding sequence ATGACGCTGCTCATCGACCAGACCTTCGAGCGCACCCTCGACCGGCTGCTCGCCACCTACGCCACCCCCGACTGGCGGGGCGCCAGCCTGGATGCCTGGCTGTTCGAGGATGCCGGCCAGCGCCGCGCCGCCGAGGCGCGCTTCCGGGCGGCGGGGGTGGATGCCCGGCTGCACCCGGCCTACAAGCCGCTGATCGGCTTCTTCGTCGAGGATGCCCGCGCCGCCGGCCCCTTCGCCCGGGTCGAACTCGGCTATCCGGTGGTGCCGGACGCGGGCGAGAACCGCTTCCGGCTGGAGGCCTATCCCCTGGCCGGCATGATCGGCGATGCCCGGCTGGATCTGGTGCCCGAAGCCGTGGCGGCGGGCGCCATGCCCGCCTACCGGCTGCGGCTGGAAGCGGCCGATGGCAGCCTTACCGACCTCACCCTGCCCGCCCCCAACCATCTGGCGGAAGACCATGTCGGCCAGATGCGGCTGTCGCCCACCGGCTGGCTGAAGCTTGCCCATCCCGACGGCCGGCGGATCGACCAGCGGCTGGAAACCGATTACGAGGCCCTCTTTCACCGCGCCATGGCGGTGATCGCGGCCTGGGACTGGGGGGCGGACGAGCCCTTCTTCGAAACCCTGGAGATCCGCGTCGATCTGCCGGGCCAGGATACCCGCCTGCCGGTCGGCGAAGAGGTGATCAGCCTGCACGAGGCGCTGCACGAGGAGCTGTATTTCTCGCTGCTGGAACATTTCCAGCGCCATTCCGGCCGGCCGATCGGCGCCCGCGACCTTCAGCCCGGCCGGATCCTGCCCGACATACGCGGCTCCGACGGGTCCGTGCGCCTCAGGATCGAGACCCGGCCACTGGATACCGGCGAGGCTGACTGGCCCGACCAGCCGCTGCACGAGGCCGAAGCCCCCTTCGGCATGGCCCGGCTCCGCGCCGAACTCGACCGGATCGGCGGCGAGGTCTTCGTCGCCGGATCCCGCGCAGGCCGGCCTGTGCTCGCCCGGCATCGCCGGGGCAGCGATCATCCGGTGATGATCAGCGGCGGCCAGCACGCCAACGAGGTCTCGGGCGTCGCCGGGGCGATCCGTGCCGCCGCCCTGCTCGCCGCCCGACCGACCGCGCATTTCACCATCGCCCCGGTCGAGAACCCCGACGGCTATGCCATGCACCGGCAGCTGACGCAGAGCCAGCCCCGCCATATGCATCATGCGGCGCGCTATACGGCGCTGGGCGACGATCTGGAATATCGCAAGCAGACGGGGCGCGGCCAGACCGGGCCGCTCTACGAGGCCGCAATCCGCGCCGAGGCGCGGGCGCGGACCGGCGCCGATCTTCATCTCAACCTGCACGGCTATCCGTCCCATGAATGGACCCGGCCGCTGACCGGCTATGTGCCGCGCGGTTTCGAGATGTGGACGGTGCCCAAGGGCTTCTTCCTGATCCTGCGCCATCATCCGGGCTGGGAAGAGCGTGCCCGCCGGCTGCTGACCCGGGTGACCGCCGAACTCGCCCGCCTGCCCGAACTGGCGGCGCTCAACGCCCGACAGATCGCGCTCTACGAAATCCATGCCGGCCGGCTGGGTTTCGAGGTCATCGACGGCTTCCCCTGCATGGTCTCGGAACAGCCGGCACAGGTGCCCGCCGTCACGCTGATCACCGAATATCCCGACGAAACCGTCTATGGCGATGCCTTCCGGCTGGCCCATGAGGCCCAGGCCCGGGCGGTGCTGGCCGCCTATGATGCCTGGCAGGAGATTGCGGGGGCATAA